Sequence from the Flavobacteriales bacterium genome:
CGCTCCATTCCAATGTTGGAAGCCATACGGATAAACAAAACACCTCCTGGCTTCAGGAATGAAACCAGTTGACCGAACATGTCCTCAAAATGGTCGTGACTACGGGCAAAGTGGAGCACGGCACTGCAAATGACAACGTCAAACTTAACCGGCGCCGAAAATGATTCGATCGTCGATTGGATAAAATGATCCTTGGCGTGCGGAAAGGTTTTCTGCAGATATTTGATGTCATCTTCACTGATATC
This genomic interval carries:
- a CDS encoding class I SAM-dependent methyltransferase, translated to MDTMQAIAGTDIYLLDQLMKKNIHPGQRILDAGCGMGSNITWLLNRGAEVWGIDISEDDIKYLQKTFPHAKDHFIQSTIESFSAPVKFDVVICSAVLHFARSHDHFEDMFGQLVSFLKPGGVLFIRMASNIGMER